Genomic segment of Candidatus Polarisedimenticolia bacterium:
ATGTCAGGTAGTAGCGCGCTTCGCCCGTCACGAGGCTGCTGAGCGGGGCCTCCTGGAGAAACGGGCTCACCCGTCCCTCCACCCGCCCGAGGGTCCCGGCGAGGCTCCCGTGCACGAAGCCGAAGCCCCGCCCGACCTCGAATTCCATCTCGCGCAGTCCGGCGTCGGCGTCGGCGAGGACCGGCATCCCTTCATCCTGGAAGGCGGGAGAGGTCGGGCCGTCTCCGCCGCCGAATCCCTGGAACGGCGTGTAGGACAAGGTCGCGGCGAATTGCAGCCGGTTCTCGGGGCGGCGCGTCACACCGATCTCGTAGCCCAGGTTGCGCGTCCCTTGCAAGGCCTCGTCCGAGCGCCCGGGCATCGGGCCACCCGGCCCGGACGGCATCCGATCGTCGATCCTGTAGAGAAGGGCGGAGCGCAGGTAGAGGTCGCCGGCCGCCCACAGGGTGCAGGTCACGCCCACGCGGGGCACGAGATACGAGGACCCGGCCGCCCAATCGTTGTGGTACCCGAGACCGTAATGCACGACGGAGCGTTCCGCCACGCGCCAGTCATCCTGTCCGGAGAGGCTCAGGGCGCTCCCCTGGCCGCCCGCTTCGAGCGTCACCGGGCCCGAGTCGAAGCTGGACAGGAGCGCTCCCCCGTCACCGAGGTCGTAACGGTACGCGTGGACGCGCATGGACAGGCCGACGTCATGGGCGGCGGCCCGGAACGCGAGCCTCGCGGTCGCGCCGATGGATCGATCGGACTGGCCGTCGAGATCGGCGCCTCCGGCCGGAAGGACCGCCCGGGACCCGGACACGACGGACGGCTCCCGCACGCCCGCCTCCATGTAGGAGGCGCCGACGTGCAGCAGCGTCTCGTCGCCGAGCCGCCGATTCCACAGGGCCCGCACGCCGGCCGTCGTCCGCTCCTGATCGATGCCGTCCGCGGACCATGGTCCTCCGAGCAGGTAGCGGTTCGTGCCGTAGCGCATCTCGGCCTGCAGGCCGTCGCTCGGGCCGGGGCGGTAGTCGAGGCCGAATCCAAGCCCGGAGGATCGCCGCTCGCGGCGCGCGGCGCTGCCGGAATCGAGCGTCGTCGTGGAACGACCGGCCAGGCCGTCGAACCTCCAGG
This window contains:
- a CDS encoding carboxypeptidase-like regulatory domain-containing protein, encoding MRKRTGTVCLAMAGLLLILGGASTPALAQDKPLAGRLVDARGGGIADATLFLMPVGRPRLSAEIQADLRGRPAAGAGGTHVTRSAADGSFSALLPAGRYRIAAFKPGYEVALSEVNLLARNRMVITMEPDEGSGGGPAGEGEGPGDLDWILRQSDGNVLRDRDPGLEEWLARNAVAPRPAFSWARLAPIDGEFVQRLSGGSLLGGESSGPGDQSGRSTRLALRGPAGSQASWRFDGLAGRSTTTLDSGSAARRERRSSGLGFGLDYRPGPSDGLQAEMRYGTNRYLLGGPWSADGIDQERTTAGVRALWNRRLGDETLLHVGASYMEAGVREPSVVSGSRAVLPAGGADLDGQSDRSIGATARLAFRAAAHDVGLSMRVHAYRYDLGDGGALLSSFDSGPVTLEAGGQGSALSLSGQDDWRVAERSVVHYGLGYHNDWAAGSSYLVPRVGVTCTLWAAGDLYLRSALLYRIDDRMPSGPGGPMPGRSDEALQGTRNLGYEIGVTRRPENRLQFAATLSYTPFQGFGGGDGPTSPAFQDEGMPVLADADAGLREMEFEVGRGFGFVHGSLAGTLGRVEGRVSPFLQEAPLSSLVTGEARYYLTSLRAQFRPTDTELRIDYRRVTGAMQPAIQAGDGALDYRRLDLAVYQDLPWVAIANSRWRVLMAYQGLQYDSLDDPDLPDSGATSRVTGGVDISF